Proteins encoded within one genomic window of Fragaria vesca subsp. vesca linkage group LG1, FraVesHawaii_1.0, whole genome shotgun sequence:
- the LOC101312082 gene encoding topless-related protein 4-like, producing MIYIFFTVIVLWRLEQESGFFFNMRYFEDMVTTGEWEEVEKYLSGFTKVDDNRYSMKIFFEIRKQKYLEALDKRDRAKAVDILVKDLKVFAAFNEELFKEITQLLTLDNFRDNEQLSKYGDTKSARGIMLAELKKLIEANPLFRDKLQFPTLKNSRLRTLINQSLNWQHQLCKNPRPNPDIKTLFVDHSCGQPNGARAPSPVTNHLMGAVPKTGAFAPLGPHGPFQPTPAALPTSLAGWMANPSPVPHPSASAGPIGLAAASNPGALLKRPRTPPTNNPAMDYQTADSEHVLKRSRPFGVSDEANNLPVTILPGVYANQSHGQSSYSTDDLPRNVVMTISPGSAVKSMDFHPVQQILLLVGTNIGDAMIYELPSHERIAIRIFKAWDLAQCSAALQATLSNDYTASINRVVWSPDGTLFGVAYSKHLVHIYSYHGGDDLRNHLEIEAHAGSVNDLAFSYPNKQLCVVTCGEDRVIKVWDAVTGAKQHTFEGHEAPVYSVCPHHKESIQFIFSTATDGKIKAWLYDNMGSRVDYDAPGHSSTTMAYSADGTRLFSCGTNKEGDSYLVEWNESEGAVKRTYNGLGKRTIGVVQFDTTKNRFLATGDEFMVKFWDMDNVNLLISTDADGGLPASPSIRFNKEGILLAVSTNDNGIKILANSDGMRLLRTVESRTYDASRAASVAVVKAPAIGTFGSPNITVGTSTGDRAAPVPAMVGLNNDSRSLADVKPRIVDESVEKSRIWKLTEINEASQCRSLRLPDNLTAMRVSRLIYTNSGLAILALSSNAVHKLWKWQRNDRTAIGKATASIVPQLWQPASGILMTNDISDTNPEDAVPCFALSKNDSYVMSASGGKISLFNMMTFKTMTTFMPPPPAATYLAFHPQDNNIIAIGMEDSSIQIYNVRVDEVKTKLKGHQKRITGLAFSHVLNVLVSSGADSQLCVWNTDGWERQASKFLQIPNGRAAAPLADTRVQFHLDQIHLLAVHETQIAIYEAPKLECLKQWVPREASGPITHAAYSCDSQSIYVSFEDGSVGVLTATNLRLRCRILPAAYLPPNPSLRVYPLVVAAHPSDPNQFALGLTDGGVHVLEPLESEGKWGTSPPTENGAGPSTTSGAAGSDQPQR from the exons ATGATATATATTTTTTTTACTGTGATTGTGTTATGGAGGTTGGAGCAAGAGTCAGGGTTTTTCTTTAATATGAGGTATTTTGAGGACATGGTGACGACTGGAGAGTGGGAGGAGGTGGAGAAGTATTTGTCTGGCTTCACCAAGGTGGATGATAATCGATACTCGATGAAGATCTTTTTCGAGATACGCAAGCAGAAGTATCTTGAAGCTTTGGACAA GAGGGACCGAGCAAAAGCTGTGGATATTTTAGTGAAGGACTTGAAGGTGTTTGCGGCATTCAATGAAGAGCTTTTTAAGGAAATCACGCAGCTACTGACTCTGGATAACTTTAG GGATAATGAACAGTTATCTAAGTATGGGGATACAAAGTCTGCAAGGGGTATAATGCTTGCTGAGCTGAAGAAGTTGATAGAGGCTAACCCATTGTTTCGCGACAAACTTCAGTTTCCTACCCTGAAGAACTCGAGATTGCGGACTCTTATCAATCAGAG CTTAAACTGGCAGCACCAGCTTTGTAAGAATCCAAGGCCTAATCCTGACATAAAGACCCTGTTTGTAGACCATAGCTGTGGACAACCGAATGGTGCCAGAGCTCCATCTCCAGTTACTAATCATTTGATGGGGGCAGTCCCAAAGACAGGGGCTTTCGCACCACTTGGTCCTCATGGG CCTTTTCAGCCCACACCTGCTGCGCTTCCAACATCTCTTGCTGGATGGATGGCCAACCCATCACCTGTGCCTCATCCCTCTGCTTCCGCCGGGCCTATTGGTTTGGCTGCAGCTAGCAATCCAG GAGCCCTTTTAAAGCGCCCTAGAACTCCTCCTACCAATAACCCAGCTATGGACTATCAAACAGCAGATTCTGAACATGTGCTGAAGAGATCAAGACCTTTTGGAGTATCAGATGAG GCAAACAATCTGCCAGTAACTATTCTGCCGGGTGTTTATGCTAACCAGAGCCATGGTCAGAGTTCATACTCTACTGATGACTTGCCCAGGAATGTAGTAATGACAATAAGTCCAGGTTCAGCTGTGAAGAGTATGGATTTCCACCCAGTGCAACAGATTCTACTACTTG TTGGAACAAATATCGGTGATGCCATGATATATGAGTTACCAAGCCATGAAAGAATTGCTATTAGGATCTTCAAAGCCTGGGACCTTGCGCAATGTTCAGCGGCTCTGCAG GCGACTTTGTCCAATGACTATACAGCATCGATTAACCGTGTGGTGTGGAGTCCTGATGGAACTCTTTTTG GTGTTGCATACTCTAAGCATTTAGTTCACATATACTCCTATCATGGTGGTGATGATTTAAGAAATCACCTAGAG ATTGAGGCACATGCTGGGAGTGTTAATGATCTTGCCTTCTCATATCCAAACAAACAGCTCTGTGTTGTGACTTGTGGCGAGGATAGGGTTATTAAG GTTTGGGATGCTGTAACTGGGGCTAAGCAGCATACATTTGAGGGCCATGAAGCCCCTGTATACTCTGTTTGCCCGCATCACAAGGAGAGTATTCAG TTTATTTTCTCGACAGCAACTGATGGAAAAATAAAGGCATGGCTGTATGATAATATGGGCTCAAGAGTTGACTATGATGCACCAGGACATTCGTCTACCACTATGGCATACAGTGCTGATGGAACTAG GCTGTTCTCATGTGGGACAAATAAAGAAGGTGATTCATACTTGGTGGAATGGAATGAAAGTGAAGGAGCCGTAAAGCGTACCTACAATGGTCTTGGGAAGCGGACTATTGGGGTGGTGCAGTTTGATACCACCAAGAATCGATTCCTGGCTACTGGTGATGAATTCATGGTTAAATTCTGGGACATGGACAATGTTAACCTTTTGATTAGCACAGATGCAGATGGTGGACTGCCG GCTTCTCCTTCTATTAGATTTAACAAAGAAGGAATTTTGTTAGCTGTCTCAACAAATGACAACGGTATTAAAATTCTAGCAAATTCAGATGGAATGAGGTTGCTAAGAACAGTGGAGAGTCGTACATATGATGCTTCCAGAGCTGCCTCTGTGGCTGTCGTGAAG GCCCCAGCAATAGGAACATTTGGGTCGCCTAACATCACTGTTGGAACAAGCACTGGAGATCGAGCAGCTCCAGTGCCGGCCATGGTTGGACTG AACAATGACAGTCGAAGTTTGGCTGATGTGAAACCTAGAATTGTTGATGAGTCGGTAGAGAAATCCAGGATCTGGAAACTGACTGAAATCAATGAAGCATCACAATGCCGGTCTCTGAGGCTTCCTGATAATTTAACTGCAATGAGG GTTTCTAGGTTAATTTACACAAATTCAGGACTCGCCATATTGGCATTATCATCTAATGCTGTACACAAGCTTTGGAAATGGCAACGAAATGACCGAACTGCGATAGGGAAG GCCACAGCTAGTATTGTACCACAACTCTGGCAACCTGCAAGTGGTATACTGATGACTAATGATATAAGTGATACAAACCCTGAAGATGCTGTTCCATGCTTTGCCCTTTCAAAGAACGACTCTTACGTTATGTCAGCTTCAGGGGGGAAAATATCCCTGTTCAATATGATGACTTTTAAG ACGATGACAACATTCATGCCTCCACCACCAGCTGCCACATATCTGGCATTTCATCCCCAAGACAATAATATCATCGCCATAGGCATGGAAGACTCTTCCATCCAAATTTACAATGTTCGGGTTGATGAG GTTAAAACTAAGCTAAAAGGTCATCAGAAAAGAATAACGGGCCTTGCCTTCTCACATGTTCTTAATGTGCTTGTATCCTCGGGAGCGGATTCTCAG TTGTGTGTCTGGAACACAGATGGATGGGAAAGGCAAGCTAGTAAATTCCTTCAGATTCCAAATGGGCGAGCTGCTGCCCCTCTTGCTGATACTCGGGTTCAGTTCCACTTGGATCAGATACACTTGCTCGCAGTTCATGAAACACAGATAGCCATTTACGAAGCACCAAAATTAGAATGCCTCAAGCAG TGGGTCCCTCGAGAAGCTAGTGGTCCAATCACACATGCTGCTTATTCCTGTGATAGCCAGTCAATTTATGTTAGCTTCGAAGATGGAAGTGTGGGGGTTCTCACTGCTACAAACCTTAGATTGAGATGCCGAATATTACCGGCTGCGTATTTACCTCCGAATCCAAG CTTAAGAGTGTATCCTCTTGTTGTCGCGGCACACCCATCAGATCCCAATCAGTTTGCACTAGGTCTTACAGATGGTGGTGTGCATGTGCTTGAGCCATTAGAATCAGAAGGAAAATGGGGCACCTCCCCTCCAACTGAAAATGGTGCTGGGCCTAGCACCACTTCTGGAGCAGCAGGTTCGGATCAACCTCAAAGGTGA
- the LOC101291762 gene encoding uncharacterized protein LOC101291762 — translation MELQLGLALPANNDFPVKGGLDLNINDFLYHPTDGSNKNKKRSFTQAFDPSIASAAVPRKLPWLLWNNQPNDDDDDDTGHSSRYTNMIKNEEDGLVGWPPITSWRKETCFHIQGDGGGRRPRTVRVNGGGSTFVKVKMEGVGIARKIDLSQHQGFHTLLRTLMHMFDKCEMDSDNYKLTYQDREGDWLLAHDQDVPWRTFVRSVQRLNLLKRVYTDHIKVSYFFRPLWDKPPAPFIRLPHYYAENVSLDHLCRLHDWSLRAAPRRIFDAIIFSNELDLLDIRWHELDPYVTKFLIIEANTTFTGFPKPLFFASNWNRFAFAEEKIVHYVFPGTTLLRGSHTDPFKLESMQRVAMNSLLLQAGISYGDVIIMSDADEIPSPQTLKLLQWCDGIPYKMHLELKHYMYSFEFPVDYSSWRATAQIYTPTTKYQHIRQTDDLLSDAGWHCSFCFRHIDDFVFKMTAYSHADRVRRRDFLDYRRIQRLICQGDDLFDMLPEEYTFKDLIKKMGSIPKSASAVYLPAYLIKNAEKFRFLLPGGCIR, via the exons ATGGAGCTTCAGCTGGGTCTCGCTCTTCCAGCCAATAACGATTTTCCAGTCAAAGGTGGCCTCGACTTGAACATCAACGACTTTCTCTACCACCCTACTGACGGCAGCAACAAGAACAAGAAGCGTAGTTTCACCCAAGCTTTTGATCCCAGCATTGCCTCAGCAGCCGTGCCTCGAAAGCTGCCTTGGTTGCTTTGGAACAACCAACCAAACGACGACGACGACGACGACACCGGACACAGTTCTCGTTACACCAACATGATCAA AAATGAGGAAGATGGATTGGTCGGTTGGCCGCCTATTACGTCGTGGAGGAAGGAGACTTGTTTTCACATCCAAGGCGACGGCGGTGGTCGTCGTCCTCGGACGGTGAGGGTCAATGGCGGCGGCTCAACATTTGTGAAGGTGAAGATGGAGGGAGTAGGGATAGCAAGAAAGATTGACTTGAGCCAACACCAGGGTTTCCACACACTCCTAAGAACCCTGATGCATATGTTTGACAAATGTGAGATGGATTCAGACAATTATAAACTCACTTATCAAGACAGGGAAGGAGATTGGCTTCTTGCTCATGATCAAGATGTGCCTTGGAG AACATTCGTGCGGTCAGTGCAACGACTCAACCTGCTTAAGAGGG TCTATACAGATCACATCAAAGTTTCATATTTCTTCCGGCCACTTTGGGATAAGCCTCCAGCTCCATTTATACGGCTGCCACACTACTATGCTGAAAATGTAAGTTTGGACCATCTCTGCCGCCTTCATGACTGGTCCCTGCGTGCTGCCCCACGCCGTATATTTGATGCCATCATCTTCAGCAATGAATTAGACTTGCTTGATATCAGGTGGCATGAACTTGATCCATATGTCACAAAGTTTTTGATCATCGAGGCGAATACTACTTTCACTGGATTCCCGAAACCTCTCTTCTTTGCTTCAAATTGGAACAGGTTTGCCTTTGCTGAGGAAAAAATTGTCCACTATGTCTTTCCTGGCACAACTCTACTCCGAGGTTCACATACAGACCCCTTCAAACTTGAGAGCATGCAACGTGTAGCTATGAATTCTTTACTTCTGCAAGCAGGGATTTCCTATGGGGATGTCATCATAATGTCAGACGCTGATGAGATCCCTAGCCCGCAGACTTTGAAACTGTTGCAATGGTGTGATGGGATCCCTTATAAAATGCATCTTGAGCTGAAGCACTACATGTACTCGTTTGAGTTCCCAGTGGACTATAGCAGCTGGCGGGCTACAGCTCAGATCTACACCCCAACTACCAAGTACCAGCATATCCGGCAAACTGATGACCTGCTCTCTGATGCAGGATGGCATTGTAGTTTCTGCTTTCGGCACATTGATGACTTTGTGTTCAAGATGACTGCTTATAGCCACGCAGACCGTGTAAGGCGGAGAGACTTTCTGGATTACAGAAGAATACAGAGGCTCATTTGTCAAGGAGACGATCTTTTCGATATGTTGCCTGAAGAGTACACATTCAAGGACCTGATCAAGAAGATGGGATCAATACCCAAATCAGCTTCTGCAGTTTACCTTCCAGCTTATTTGATAAAGAATGCGGAGAAATTTAGATTCCTTCTCCCTGGAGGATGTATCAGATAG